A section of the Cloacibacillus sp. An23 genome encodes:
- a CDS encoding sigma factor-like helix-turn-helix DNA-binding protein → MAALAEKDSLNQRVRDVLLFDTYGQRLTEKQRMACDMILMRDFSLAEAAESLGVSRQGVHDLVARAREHMEDCESSFGLVSMRNRLEAMRRALDENKSRLPEDFYRDFMKLLEG, encoded by the coding sequence GTGGCTGCCTTGGCGGAGAAGGATTCTCTGAATCAGCGCGTTCGGGACGTGCTTTTGTTTGATACTTACGGGCAGCGGCTCACGGAGAAGCAGCGGATGGCGTGCGACATGATCCTGATGCGGGATTTTTCGCTCGCGGAGGCGGCGGAGTCGCTCGGCGTCTCGCGGCAGGGGGTTCACGACCTCGTCGCGCGCGCGCGCGAGCACATGGAGGACTGCGAAAGCTCTTTCGGCCTCGTCTCGATGCGGAACAGACTTGAAGCCATGCGGCGGGCGCTCGACGAGAACAAATCGCGTCTGCCCGAGGATTTTTACAGAGATTTCATGAAGCTGCTGGAGGGATAG
- the ffh gene encoding signal recognition particle protein: protein MFDSLKERFENIFASLRGKGKLSEEDINLALREVRRALLEADVNYKVVKDVVEAIRARATGREVLDSITPSQLIFTIVYEELIKIMGEAPAPLVISPKPPTIYMMVGLQGSGKTTTTVKIARRMSKGHKPLVVACDLRRPAAVDQLRVLAEKANIPFFGPEPGETDPVAVARKSRAYAESHLCDMILLDTAGRLQMDDELMQELETMKAAMEPTEILLVVDSMTGQEAVNVADTFHARLGLTGVVLTKLDGDARGGPALAVRASTGVPIKLAGCGEKTEDLEVFDARRMAQRIIGMGDMEGLLEKVQSATSEADIERMTESLKKNRFTLEDMLMQLQQIKKLGPLEKIVEMLPIPGAAKALKNAEIDPKRMKQTEAIILSMTPKERRNPEIIKGSRRRRIAEGSGTSVQMVNQVLAQYEQMKGMMKTFGKMAGGKGGFRMPPGLGGMGRGKRGFFR from the coding sequence GTGTTTGATTCGCTCAAAGAACGTTTTGAAAATATTTTCGCGAGCCTCCGCGGCAAGGGAAAGCTGTCCGAAGAGGATATAAATCTCGCGCTGCGCGAGGTGCGCCGCGCGCTTCTCGAGGCCGACGTCAATTATAAGGTCGTCAAGGACGTCGTCGAGGCGATACGCGCGCGCGCCACCGGGCGCGAGGTGCTGGATTCCATCACGCCGTCGCAGCTTATTTTCACGATAGTTTACGAAGAGCTTATAAAGATCATGGGCGAAGCCCCGGCGCCGCTCGTGATTTCGCCGAAGCCGCCGACTATTTATATGATGGTCGGGCTCCAGGGTTCCGGTAAGACGACGACCACGGTCAAGATAGCGCGCCGTATGTCGAAGGGGCACAAGCCGCTGGTAGTGGCCTGCGACCTTCGGAGGCCCGCTGCGGTGGATCAGCTCCGCGTGCTAGCGGAGAAGGCGAACATCCCGTTCTTCGGCCCCGAGCCGGGCGAGACCGACCCCGTCGCCGTCGCGCGCAAGTCGCGCGCTTACGCAGAGTCTCACCTCTGCGACATGATCCTGCTCGACACTGCCGGCCGTCTCCAGATGGACGACGAGCTGATGCAGGAGCTCGAGACTATGAAGGCGGCTATGGAGCCGACGGAAATCCTGCTCGTCGTGGATTCCATGACTGGGCAGGAGGCCGTCAACGTCGCGGACACTTTCCACGCGCGCCTCGGACTGACCGGCGTCGTGCTGACGAAGCTCGACGGCGACGCGCGCGGCGGCCCCGCGCTCGCGGTGCGCGCGAGCACGGGCGTCCCGATAAAGCTCGCGGGCTGCGGCGAAAAGACGGAAGATCTCGAAGTTTTCGACGCGCGGCGCATGGCGCAGCGCATAATCGGCATGGGGGACATGGAGGGGCTGCTCGAAAAGGTACAGTCCGCCACCTCCGAGGCCGACATAGAGCGCATGACGGAGAGCCTGAAGAAAAACCGCTTCACGCTCGAAGATATGCTGATGCAGCTCCAGCAGATAAAGAAGCTCGGGCCGCTTGAAAAAATAGTCGAAATGCTGCCGATTCCGGGCGCGGCGAAGGCTCTGAAGAACGCCGAGATTGACCCGAAGCGCATGAAGCAGACCGAGGCGATCATACTTTCGATGACGCCGAAGGAGCGGCGCAACCCCGAGATAATCAAGGGCAGCCGCCGCCGCAGGATAGCGGAGGGCTCCGGCACGTCGGTGCAGATGGTGAACCAGGTGCTGGCGCAGTATGAGCAGATGAAGGGCATGATGAAGACCTTCGGCAAGATGGCCGGAGGCAAGGGCGGCTTCCGTATGCCGCCCGGCCTTGGCGGGATGGGGCGCGGCAAGCGCGGCTTCTTCCGTTAA
- the rpsP gene encoding 30S ribosomal protein S16 — protein MSVRIRLSRHGKKKAPFYRLVVADSHSPRDGRFIEILGTYNPLVDPAEIKINAERAAFWLGNGASPSDTAKELLRKAGVIDAPAAAAEAE, from the coding sequence ATGTCAGTACGTATACGTCTTTCCCGTCACGGGAAAAAGAAGGCTCCTTTCTATCGTCTGGTTGTGGCGGACTCTCATTCTCCGAGAGACGGCCGTTTCATAGAGATACTCGGGACCTACAACCCGCTCGTGGACCCGGCGGAGATCAAGATAAACGCCGAACGCGCCGCGTTCTGGCTCGGCAACGGCGCTTCTCCGTCGGACACGGCGAAGGAGCTGCTCAGGAAGGCCGGAGTCATCGACGCTCCCGCCGCGGCGGCCGAAGCGGAATAG
- a CDS encoding KH domain-containing protein, with protein sequence MANYVDLVDLIVRRLVTKPEAVRVEEDRSDGGVILVTIRVDSEDVGRVIGKKGSTINAIRHVAKAASIKSGEKVDVDVKED encoded by the coding sequence ATGGCGAATTATGTCGACCTGGTTGATCTGATAGTGCGCAGGCTCGTCACGAAGCCGGAGGCGGTCCGTGTCGAAGAGGACCGTTCCGACGGCGGGGTCATACTCGTAACGATAAGGGTTGACTCCGAGGACGTGGGCCGCGTGATAGGCAAGAAAGGCTCCACCATCAACGCCATCCGCCACGTTGCGAAGGCGGCCTCGATAAAGTCGGGCGAAAAGGTGGACGTCGATGTCAAAGAAGACTGA
- the rimM gene encoding ribosome maturation factor RimM (Essential for efficient processing of 16S rRNA), with protein sequence MSKKTDPFLEGRCEIGKIAAAHGVRGDMLLIPLTDFPERFVGMKTLDISLPGKPVKSWKVRRLEPYEGKNTFFLHLQGVDDRNAAEALKGASVTVPDDERVELEEDEYWLDDIIGLTVLDGTTGETLGRVSEIIQTGSNDVYVVKTPDGKEKPVPAVGDAIVSVDVEGGTMTVNIPEGLWD encoded by the coding sequence ATGTCAAAGAAGACTGATCCTTTTCTCGAAGGACGGTGCGAGATAGGCAAAATAGCGGCGGCGCACGGAGTCCGCGGGGACATGCTTCTGATACCGCTGACGGACTTCCCGGAGCGCTTCGTAGGCATGAAAACGCTCGACATATCGCTGCCGGGCAAGCCGGTGAAGAGCTGGAAAGTGCGCAGGCTTGAGCCTTACGAGGGGAAGAACACGTTCTTCCTGCACCTTCAGGGCGTAGACGACAGAAACGCCGCCGAAGCGCTGAAGGGAGCCTCGGTCACCGTACCGGACGACGAAAGGGTCGAGCTCGAAGAGGACGAATACTGGCTCGACGACATAATCGGCCTGACGGTCCTCGACGGGACGACGGGGGAGACTCTCGGACGGGTGAGCGAAATCATCCAGACCGGCAGCAACGACGTCTACGTCGTAAAGACCCCCGACGGTAAGGAAAAGCCCGTCCCCGCCGTAGGAGACGCGATAGTCTCCGTAGACGTGGAGGGCGGCACCATGACAGTGAATATTCCAGAGGGATTGTGGGACTGA